TTAAGAATGCagtaaattattcaaaatgcatcaactatttattatcattcttcttaaaattttagcaattttatatattgcataatcaATATGTGATGTGCAAtcatatatatgcaataatcCGTTCTAGAgccttaatatttttcagttaaaagaaaaaattactattaaaataaaacaagcaaATATCTCGCTGCTCGATAtcgaaaattttacaaaaatcaatatgctATATCAGTATGCACTCAATTTTTCATTGAAGTATTCATTTCATATTAGTTCAAAGTGGTCTTTTAGCTTCCTTAAAATAACAaggttttatatattataaattgaaatgcaATCGTTTGTACTCTTTAAAATTTAGCAGAATTCGTTCTGTAACAATtagtacaattaattttatgtagtaACGTAATCAgcattatgtgtgcaatatataatttaatttatacttttgacATTTCCAAGCTAGAAAGAAATGATTCTTGAAATAGAATAAACAGGATCAGATCAGATTACTCGATATCGAAAATCTGACCGAAGTCGCAATACACCTTATCAGTTATCGATTTTTCCACTGAAATTCATAATGTTAGAAGTAGACTTCCAGCACTTTTAAAATAAGGGCTTCATATTATATTCAAGATGCCCTACTGTCtctgaatattaattttccatcgatcgatccgacgtcgttctattattaaaatctgccGGAGATTTGCACGTGGAGCCGTCTTAAGTGGTTCGCCGATTATTCTTACTCTTAACTGCATAACCgtattagatataattatcCGAAGATGATATACGTCGGGCTAATGCAAATTCGCATACAAGATAAATGACGCTCCGCGGACGGCTTGTACAGCTAATGTGAGATGATTCTACGTTGAATCCGTTATGTTCACATTACGGTCGCATATCTTGACTACATTAAATTAGCGCGCGATAACTTTGGGGATTTAATGtgattgtaatattatctCGAAAGCATAATAAAACTTCTATGTTCCGCGCGCTACCTCGTGATATAAATCGTGTATTTACAGTTCGAAGTATATGAAACCACGGAAAATACACGTAAGAAAGGAAAATGGAGAAACCAAGAATTGGCAAGCTGATTTATCGTCGCTGCACAATGTTTCGCGGGTATCTCGCTTCTCGCGGTCTGTCTGTGTGTTTGACATTCGGTGCCTTACGATGACCGGCTGAAATATGAGCCTTCACGTCGCGAACGTCCAGCCGGTCCGGTCCGCCACGGCGAAGTAGAGGAACTGGATTTCCGTCATAGACGTGTGCACGGCACAAAGTTGAAATTGGCACTCACGATGGACGCCCATTGCGCTTTCGCTGAATATTCATGCGCCACGGTAAAGGGTTATTGAACCGCTCAAGTCCGAGCCTTGAATGAGCCGCGCTACATAAAGATCGCGAACAATCGccgattgaaaaaaaaaaaatattcgcgatTCGCTCCAGATATAATTATCCGACTCGGAGTAATAAAAGCGTTTCACGTGGAGGACGAACGTGTCGCTggcattttacaataaattattttgcgcgAACAGTATTATGTCGCATTGATTTACGAggaatcattaaaattattaaaaagtgactaaaattgcaaaaacaacgatataaataatataaatttagcttttaattttaaatattctcgcTGTTTGTCAAATGAATGAATTATCGATATGGAATATAGAGacggaataaaaataacatctcagaaaataaattaaaaatgtaaagaaaattaaatacaaattaaaggAGATAAATTAAGCATTGATTTAAATAGTTCAACATTCTTTTTGCAATGTAACAAACTCAACTtgcatcataaaaaaaagtaaaaaatatttacggaGTGTCATCATATATTTCAGTCCCAAACAAGCGTCATCAagttaattcttaattaatattgcgaaATTACTGCTTTGCGGGCTAACAATAGCACGCTTAATTTGTGCTTTTAGTGATACACGACATCTCTATTGGTATCGTAAAATAGCATTGATTTCACATCGTCTGTCGTCGCAGAAACGGAATGTGCACCGCTCGCGAGCGTTGGCGTaattttcgttaattaatgaaatagatTAAAACACGGGAAAGCGCTCTCGGCGCTGCCGGACGCGGTCGTGTTAGTTGACAGCGCGAAAAGATATAACGTCGTCTGCATATCCGATGCAGATCCATTTATAACGTCTGCCGCATCGCGCGAGTTTATGCAACTTACATActaaaaatacttaaataatatcaGGCTGTTAAAAACCCTGTCTATCTTTAATTAACGACTGCTAATGATCAGTCATTGTTTGTTCATTCCATTCATCGGCAAGGCATTATGTTGTTTATCTTAGCAcgttatataatgtatttttatgcgttttgatactaattttatatatttcgttttttgcgtgttcacaaaaaaaaaaatgaaagaaaatctcaacaaatttattaattttttaaatttatcttaaaatttgtaatataatttttcttgtttaattataattctgcATTAATAATGAGTCATTTCTATAATTCGGTTAATAATTCATCGGTGTTTCTTTTTGTTGTCACTCAATAATTCAGCAAAAATGATTAAAGTatgtattatcattattattattattgaaaattataaactcaattatgaaaaaatgtgtttttgctcaaatgtttgaaaatattgcaattgatTATTGAAGAAACAGTTTCCTATTCAAGGGTATTCATACGATGATTACACAAACGCGTCAGGTGTGTATGTAGCGGCAAAGTAGACGTTAAGTATTCCTTGAGGACCAAACTGTAGAGTTAGAGCTCACCATGGATAACAGTGAATCTTTAGAGAAACTCTATGCAGAGTCTTTGAAAAACgacaatacttttatgattGAGACTACTGTGGTTACAGGTATGCGATTgcttgtaaatttatttgcgaaCTGTCGAGAAATCCACGTGTCCTTAAACATAACctacaataaataatctttaatacaGGTTTTGAATGGGAAGCCTACGATGAGTGTAAGGAAAAATTTGGCAAAGATATGCAGGCGATCAAACGACGCGGAAGACTTTACTTTAACATAGATTGGGACCAATTTGCAAAAGTACTTTTTTAgatgtttcataattttttaacatttggcAAGGATAATAATGCATTGCGTTATCCTTTATCGTAAACGTTGCAGGTTCAGGAAATGAGATCAATAGATAACATATTCATAATAGGTGACATGATAACTTTTGACACATttgaaaataacaaagaagcagacttgcaaaaaattaaagaccATGTACACAAAAGTGTGCATTTAGAGAAAGCTATGAATGCATGGAAAAGTGCAACAAATTTCTTGGGAAAGATTTATCCGACAATTGAAGAACATGCtgcagaaaaagagaaagctTTAGCAATTAAAGTGGAGGAATTAAAGAtaagtaaagaaaaagatccGCTTGATTGGGATTGCAGCGAATTAGAGACACCTAAAGGAAAGAAAAGGGGACAAGATCCTTCTGAATCCAAGGAAGATGATGTACTAAGATACAGAGTAACATGTGAGAGAAGTGGCAAACATGCTTTTGAGTCTAAGGATGTTGCTATGGTTATTGGAGGAGAATTGCAAGACAAATATCACTGGATGGTTGATCTTTCTATGTACCATCTAGAAGTTGTCTGCAAATTAACAGATggtatgcaaaataaaaataaaatagaatttttaaagattttaatctttaaaaattctattatacgaacaaaaaatttattataaagattttttggaataatatttaagaaataattaatcacgtattaataaaataagctgaatattataatttataaattctaaattttttaggTGAATTGTTAATGCATTTACGCGTGACACACGAATCCAAGCACTGCAGAAACATTGTTAACTTTGGGCCTACCACTCTCAGATCAACTATATGTTACAGCATGCTAAGACTGGCAAATCCTAAGTTAGGAGATATAGTAGTAGATCCCATGTGCGGAAGTGGCTCTATTCCTATAGAggtattgtaatatttataacagagATGTGACAGAGATCGATAATTCATGGATATTCATtcacatattaaatttcaggCAGCATTAGCTTTCTCACACTGCTATGTCCTGTGTGGCGACAATCATCCCAAAGCTGtggaaaaaacaaaatctaACATGGATGTCTCGACAGCTGGATGTAAAATTGATCTCGTACAGTGGACTGCTGCAACATTGCCATTCAAGAATTcctttattgatattatcgTTACTGATATggtatagaaattaatttctaaaaattattttccttgTATAGCTTTtcaaagttcttttttttttaagaaaaataaacgtttattaatttgcaGCCTTTTGGTAAAAGAAGtggaaataaaacatataacaaaattctCTACAAGAAATTTCTGATGGAACTTGGACGAGTCGTAAAAATAACATCTGGACAATTGGTTTTGCTTACCTATGATAGAACCAGCTTTAAAGAAGTaagtttttgttataattatatacaagaatttttgataaa
The nucleotide sequence above comes from Linepithema humile isolate Giens D197 chromosome 4, Lhum_UNIL_v1.0, whole genome shotgun sequence. Encoded proteins:
- the LOC105671675 gene encoding tRNA (guanine(6)-N2)-methyltransferase THUMP3-like; the protein is MDNSESLEKLYAESLKNDNTFMIETTVVTGFEWEAYDECKEKFGKDMQAIKRRGRLYFNIDWDQFAKVQEMRSIDNIFIIGDMITFDTFENNKEADLQKIKDHVHKSVHLEKAMNAWKSATNFLGKIYPTIEEHAAEKEKALAIKVEELKISKEKDPLDWDCSELETPKGKKRGQDPSESKEDDVLRYRVTCERSGKHAFESKDVAMVIGGELQDKYHWMVDLSMYHLEVVCKLTDGELLMHLRVTHESKHCRNIVNFGPTTLRSTICYSMLRLANPKLGDIVVDPMCGSGSIPIEAALAFSHCYVLCGDNHPKAVEKTKSNMDVSTAGCKIDLVQWTAATLPFKNSFIDIIVTDMPFGKRSGNKTYNKILYKKFLMELGRVVKITSGQLVLLTYDRTSFKEALQIVGKLFWVSKTVGVNVGGLHAVVYVMNRTNLLYERFKPSTAKQYNFPKKEKNSSTKLGASNKT